From Macaca fascicularis isolate 582-1 chromosome 14, T2T-MFA8v1.1, a single genomic window includes:
- the C14H11orf87 gene encoding uncharacterized protein C11orf87 homolog isoform X1 gives MSARAPKELRLALPPCLLNRTFASPNASGSGNTGARGPGAGGSGTCITQVGQQLFQSFSSTLVLIVLVTLIFCLIVLSLSTFHIHKRRMKKRKMQRAQEEYERDHCSGSRGGGGLPRPGRQAPTHTKETRLERQPRDSPFCAPSNASSSSSSSPGLLCQGPCAPPPPPPASSPQGAHAASSCLDTAGEGLLQTVVLS, from the coding sequence ATGAGTGCCAGGGCGCCGAAGGAGCTGAGGCTGGCGTTGCCGCCGTGTCTCCTCAACCGGACCTTTGCTTCCCCCAACGCCAGCGGCAGCGGCAACACGGGTGCCCGCGGCCCAGGCGCAGGTGGCAGCGGCACCTGCATCACGCAGGTGGGACAGCAGCTTTTCCAGTCCTTCTCCTCCACGCTGGTGCTGATTGTCCTGGTTACCCTCATCTTCTGCCTCATCGTGCTGTCCCTCTCCACTTTCCACATCCACAAGCGTAGGATGAAGAAGCGGAAGATGCAGAGGGCTCAGGAGGAATATGAGCGGGATCACTGCAGCGGCAGCCGCGGTGGCGGGGGTCTGCCCCGACCTGGCAGGCAGGCCCCAACCCACACAAAGGAAACCCGGCTGGAGAGGCAGCCCCGGGACTCTCCCTTCTGTGCCCCTTCCAACGCCTCGTCGTCCTCCTCTTCGTCCCCTGGCCTCCTGTGCCAGGGTCCCTGTGCTCCTCCGCCTCCACCGCCAGCCTCCAGTCCCCAAGGAGCACACGCAGCTTCCTCCTGTTTGGACACAGCTGGCGAGGGCCTTTTGCAAACGGTGGTACTGTCCTGA
- the C14H11orf87 gene encoding uncharacterized protein C11orf87 homolog isoform X2: MPGKKAGEEMERVPARQPRSRTEAEWDVVPGPGASAKERCACEDAFQVGSARISRAPLTPWSPCLPAVAPLVLGLLAHPLPLQGAVLGGVGSVLFLAGGNSVPKRGSLVGPAPPSPAPMSARAPKELRLALPPCLLNRTFASPNASGSGNTGARGPGAGGSGTCITQVGQQLFQSFSSTLVLIVLVTLIFCLIVLSLSTFHIHKRRMKKRKMQRAQEEYERDHCSGSRGGGGLPRPGRQAPTHTKETRLERQPRDSPFCAPSNASSSSSSSPGLLCQGPCAPPPPPPASSPQGAHAASSCLDTAGEGLLQTVVLS, translated from the exons atgccagggaagaaggctggAGAAGAGATGGAGCGCGTTCCTGCTCGTCAGCCGCGGTCGCGGACAGAGGCAGAGTGGGATGTGGTTCCAGGG CCTGGTGCCTCCGCGAAGGAAAGGTGCGCGTGTGAAGACGCGTTCCAGGTGGGATCGGCGAGGATCTCTCGGGCGCCGCTCACTCCTTGGTCGCCTTGCTTGCCAGCAGTTGCTCCCTTAGTCCTTGGCTTGCTCGCACACCCCCTCCCTCTACAGGGAGCAGTTTTGGGTGGCGTGGGCTCCGTCCTCTTCTTGGCTGGTGGGAACAGTGTGCCCAAGAGGGGAAGCCTAGTGGGCCCGGCCCCTCCCAGCCCCGCGCCAATGAGTGCCAGGGCGCCGAAGGAGCTGAGGCTGGCGTTGCCGCCGTGTCTCCTCAACCGGACCTTTGCTTCCCCCAACGCCAGCGGCAGCGGCAACACGGGTGCCCGCGGCCCAGGCGCAGGTGGCAGCGGCACCTGCATCACGCAGGTGGGACAGCAGCTTTTCCAGTCCTTCTCCTCCACGCTGGTGCTGATTGTCCTGGTTACCCTCATCTTCTGCCTCATCGTGCTGTCCCTCTCCACTTTCCACATCCACAAGCGTAGGATGAAGAAGCGGAAGATGCAGAGGGCTCAGGAGGAATATGAGCGGGATCACTGCAGCGGCAGCCGCGGTGGCGGGGGTCTGCCCCGACCTGGCAGGCAGGCCCCAACCCACACAAAGGAAACCCGGCTGGAGAGGCAGCCCCGGGACTCTCCCTTCTGTGCCCCTTCCAACGCCTCGTCGTCCTCCTCTTCGTCCCCTGGCCTCCTGTGCCAGGGTCCCTGTGCTCCTCCGCCTCCACCGCCAGCCTCCAGTCCCCAAGGAGCACACGCAGCTTCCTCCTGTTTGGACACAGCTGGCGAGGGCCTTTTGCAAACGGTGGTACTGTCCTGA